ACGCTAGCATCTGCAAAGAAACCGGTCGCCCCTTCCAGTGGCCTGGCTCCGAAGCGCAGTGGAATGGCCTATCGGACGTGACCGATGCGCGCATCATTGCCAAGCAGCTAGCTTGGGCGGCTACTACCGAAGCGGCTCACAACCAAGCCTTCAACATCGTTAACGGGGACTACTTTCGCTGGAGCTGGCTATGGGGTCGCCTCGCTGCTTGGTTCGGCGTAGAAGCCCGCGGCTTCGATGGTACAATTCACCCATTGGAAGAGGAAATTGCCGGCGATGCTGAGCTGTGGCGCAACATCGCCGCCCGCCACCAACTCGCCGAGCCTGACCTAAACAAGCTAGCCTCTGCTTGGCACACCGACCTCGACCTAGGTCGCCCACTCGAGGTAATGACGGATATGTCGAAAAGCCGGAAGCTAGGTTTCCTAGAATATCAGCCTACGGAGGACTCTTTCTTCGACTTGTTCGCGCAGCTACGCACTGATCGATTGATTCCATAGCCATCTGTAGCGCGGACTTTGTAGTCCGCGCCAAAGCTAGGTTCCAGCGCGGACTGCAAAGTCCGCGCTATATGCTTTACCACTTCTATACAAGCTACTTATGTCTGACGCCGCCAAAGATCCGCAAGCCGACAACCGCCACCGGCCGCCGTACCGCACCACGTACCAGACCACGACCGAGCCGCTCATCGTCACGCCGACTTTTCTGACGCGGGCCGATGCAACGCCCCGCACCGTACGGCCGCAGGACGAAGGCGCTACCCGCAGCAAGCATGGCGATTCGCTCGACAATCCCGATGCTGAGCCCGCCGAAATAGCCCTGGAAGCCGACCCCAACCTAGGCTATGAGCACTGGGATGAATATTGGCGGAAGGTGCACGGACCCAAGTTTGCCTACGAAGAGCCCGGCAGCACCTCGGAGCCCGTGTTGCGCTACGACCAAATTCACCGCGTTGCAGGCGGCCCGTCGTCTTACTTCCGTCCGCCTTACCACGTCATGGTGACCGACGACCAGAAGCTAGTGGCTGACCCGTACGCACGGGTTCCCGAGTACCAACGCCCGCGTTGGGACGGTTTCGCCTACATTGCTTACGCTTCGGAAGCCGATATCAACCGGGTGCTGAAGCAGCCTCAATACGACAAGCGCGTAGTGGCCGACGAGCAAACGGCCTTTCGCATGGTTACGCGCTCTATCACCCGCGAATACATTCTGCTGCCGAGCCCCACGCACCGCGACCCTATCAGCTTGGTCAAAATTCACTACCGCAAGCCGGAGCTCACGCGTGAGGCATTCCAGGAACGCTTGCTCAACCAGCACGCGGAAGTAATACTAGCGCAAGCAGCTACGCACACCTACGTGCGGCGCTATGCCCAACTGCACAACATCGGCTCGACCCAATACGACCCTGAAGGCAGCCTAATGGATGCTATTTCGGTGCTGTCGTTCGCCAGCATGAACGACGTAGAGGACTTCCTCGTGTCAGATGGATACCAGGCTATTGAAGCCGATGAGGCGTCGTTCACAGACCTAGCACGGTCAGAGTTCTGGACGGGCATCACTTATAATGTAATCAACCGATTGCTACCAGAGCTAGCTACTAAGCGTTGAGTACAAAGGTACCGACCGCCTAGGGCGTCGGACCGGCGGGCGCGAGTTGTTCGAGAATGCGCGAAACGTAACTTTCTCATCTACACCTCCACAATTATTTTTTGCTTTTCCAAAAAGCTTTTCTCACTTTTAGCCCATCAAGCATTGCAATTCCATGCCTACCCAATCGGCCCGCTTCTTTTTTAGCTACTTTTTTTACTACGCGAAAGCATAGGAACGGGGCCTTTTTGTAGCATAGTCATACAGAATACGAAAAGCGCCTCCTGCTCCAGGAAGCGCTTTTTTGTTATCAGAAAACAGTACCCAGAATGAAATTCCTAGCTTCTTTTTACTACGGCTTTTACTTCTTCTTTTACCGGAAGAAGCGGGCCCTCCTTTGTAACTCCTGAGCTAGGAAACACAAACGAAAAGGGCCCCGCACCGCGGAAGCCCTTTTTTATTGCTTATCACTTTCAACCGTCATGAGTCCCAAAATTGCCATCCAAGGTTTCGAAGGAAGCTTCCACCAAATAGCCGCCCGTCATTATTTCGGCACCGACATCGCCTTTTCAACGTGCGCCACGTTTGCGGAAGTGGTGCGGCAGGTGACCAGCGAGGAAGTGGACTGCGGCCTGATGGCAATTGAGAACTCCATCGCAGGCAGCATTTTACCGAACTATAACCTGCTGCAACAAGTCAACTTGCGCGTGACCGGCGAGGTGTACCTGCGCATCCGTCAGCACCTGCTGATGCTGCCGGGCCAGTCGCTCACCGATATCCGCGAAGTACATTCACACCCGATGGCGCTGCTCCAATGCCGGGCTTTCCTACGTGAGCACCTCGATTGGCGCTTGGTAGAAACCGAGGATACAGCCCTAAGTGCCAAGAATATTCGTGAACAGCACCTGACGGGTACCGCCGCTGTGGCCGGTAGTCTAGCTGCCGAACTGTTCGATATGAACATTGTGGCCGAAGACATTCACTCCGACGACCAGAACTACACGCGTTTCCTGGTGGTGGAGCGGGCCGAAAAAGCCAAGCCAGTGGGCAACGCCAACAAAGCTTCCCTGTACTTCCACACTGACCATCAGCAGGGTAGCCTAGCCAAAGTGCTGGTACGCATCGCCGACCGCGGCATCAATCTCTCCAAGCTTCAGTCGTATCCGCGGCCTGGCTACACGTGGCAGTATTATTTCCACGCCGACCTGGAGTTCGACGCGGCCCAGCAGCTCGAACAGGTACTCGAAGACATAGCACCCGTGACCGACAGCGTGCGCGTGCTAGGGGTATACCGCAAAGGAGAGACTTACTAAGGATCAAGCGTTTGGCCCTAGGCTACCAACAGCACAGATAAACGAAGATGACCATGCAGATCAGCACCGCCCAGCGACTGGCGCACACCGGCGAATACTACTTCTCCCAGAAGCTCCGCGAAATCGAAGGGTTGAACAAAGCCGGCGCCGACATCATCAACCTAGGTATCGGCAGCCCCGACATGCCGCCGCACCCCAGCGTGATTAAGGCGCTGACGGAGTCGGCTGAGCTGCCGAACACGCACGCCTACCAAGGCTATAAAGGCGTGCCCGCCCTGCGTGAAGCCATAGCTGGCTGGTATGAGCGTAGTTATGGCGTGACGTTAAACCCCGATACGGAAGTGCTGCCGCTGCTAGGGTCGAAGGAAGGCATTATGCACATCTGCATGACCTTCCTGCAAGAAGGCGACGAGGTACTGATTCCGAACCCCGGCTATCCAACGTATCGTGCTGCCGCTCAGCTTAGTGGCGCCACTATCGTGGACTATGACCTCACGGCCGAACGCGGCTGGCTTCCCGATCTGAAGGACCTAGCCCAGCGCGACCTAAGCCGCGTGAAGCTGATGCTGGTGAATTACCCGCACATGCCCACCGGTGCCCAAGCCACGCCGGAGTTCTTCGCTGAGCTGGTAGCCTTTGCCAAAACGCAGAACATTCTGCTGGTGCACGACAACCCATATAGCTTCATTCTCAACGATAATCCCACCAGCCTACTCGCTACACCCGGCGCCAAGGACGTGGTGTTGGAGCTGAACTCCCTGAGCAAATCGCACAACATGGCCGGCTGGCGCGTAGGCATGCTGGTAGGTCGCGGTGATCTGCTGCAAGACGTGCTGCGCTTCAAGAGCAACATGGATTCGGGTATGTTCTTGCCGGTGCAGCGGGCTGCCGTAGCCGCCCTTCAGCTAGGTGCTGATTGGTACGAGGAGCTGAACCAACACTACCGCGCCCGTCGCGAGCTAGTGTATGAGCTGCTCACCACCATCGGCTGCACCTTCGACCGTCAGCAAACGGGTATGTTCGTGTGGGCCTCTATTCCAAAAAGTTATGCTGATGGTTACGCCGTGAGCGACAAGTTCTTGCATGACGCTCGCGTGTTCATCACGCCTGGCGGCATCTTCGGCAGCAATGGCAACGCCTTCGTGCGAATCAGCCTCTGCCAACCCGAAAAAGTGTTTCGCGCTGCTCTGGAGCGCATTGTGAAAGCCTTGCAACCTAGCTCCGCTAGCGTTTAGAAAATGGTAGTTACCATCATAGGTATTGGTTTGATTGGCGGTTCACTGGCGCTGAGTCTGCGGCAAACGGGCATTGCGTCCCGCATCATCGGCCTCGACCGCAACCCCGAAAACCAACAGAAAGCCTTGGAGCTAGGTCTGGTGGATGAAGTAACCGACGACCTAGCCTCTGCCGTGCACCGCTCCGACTTAGTGGTTGTGGCCGTGCCCATGGACGCTATGCTCACGGTACTGCCGCAGGTGTTAGCGCTGGTTGATAAACAAGTAGTTATCGACGTAGGCTCTACCAAGCAACAGCTTCTGGAAGCCATCAAAGACAACACCAAGCGCGGCCGTTTCGTGGCTGTGCACCCGATGGCGGGTACAGAATATTCGGGCCCGGAGGCCGCCATTCCGCATCTGTTCGATGGCAAGACGCTCG
This Hymenobacter sp. GOD-10R DNA region includes the following protein-coding sequences:
- a CDS encoding prephenate dehydratase, which gives rise to MSPKIAIQGFEGSFHQIAARHYFGTDIAFSTCATFAEVVRQVTSEEVDCGLMAIENSIAGSILPNYNLLQQVNLRVTGEVYLRIRQHLLMLPGQSLTDIREVHSHPMALLQCRAFLREHLDWRLVETEDTALSAKNIREQHLTGTAAVAGSLAAELFDMNIVAEDIHSDDQNYTRFLVVERAEKAKPVGNANKASLYFHTDHQQGSLAKVLVRIADRGINLSKLQSYPRPGYTWQYYFHADLEFDAAQQLEQVLEDIAPVTDSVRVLGVYRKGETY
- a CDS encoding EthD domain-containing protein, which encodes MSDAAKDPQADNRHRPPYRTTYQTTTEPLIVTPTFLTRADATPRTVRPQDEGATRSKHGDSLDNPDAEPAEIALEADPNLGYEHWDEYWRKVHGPKFAYEEPGSTSEPVLRYDQIHRVAGGPSSYFRPPYHVMVTDDQKLVADPYARVPEYQRPRWDGFAYIAYASEADINRVLKQPQYDKRVVADEQTAFRMVTRSITREYILLPSPTHRDPISLVKIHYRKPELTREAFQERLLNQHAEVILAQAATHTYVRRYAQLHNIGSTQYDPEGSLMDAISVLSFASMNDVEDFLVSDGYQAIEADEASFTDLARSEFWTGITYNVINRLLPELATKR
- a CDS encoding pyridoxal phosphate-dependent aminotransferase; translated protein: MQISTAQRLAHTGEYYFSQKLREIEGLNKAGADIINLGIGSPDMPPHPSVIKALTESAELPNTHAYQGYKGVPALREAIAGWYERSYGVTLNPDTEVLPLLGSKEGIMHICMTFLQEGDEVLIPNPGYPTYRAAAQLSGATIVDYDLTAERGWLPDLKDLAQRDLSRVKLMLVNYPHMPTGAQATPEFFAELVAFAKTQNILLVHDNPYSFILNDNPTSLLATPGAKDVVLELNSLSKSHNMAGWRVGMLVGRGDLLQDVLRFKSNMDSGMFLPVQRAAVAALQLGADWYEELNQHYRARRELVYELLTTIGCTFDRQQTGMFVWASIPKSYADGYAVSDKFLHDARVFITPGGIFGSNGNAFVRISLCQPEKVFRAALERIVKALQPSSASV